Genomic DNA from Solanum dulcamara chromosome 4, daSolDulc1.2, whole genome shotgun sequence:
ataattatggttatcgaatagtccaaatatccattaaaaatttacggaacGAGCCTTTTATGAATTAAAAAACTCAAGTGCTCAAAACGACCTTATAGGTCGTTACACCATCTAGACTAGATTTCTAGTTCTAATGTTATTTCTTTTTGGACATATGTTAGCTAAATATTCTATACTTCTACAGGTAAaacattctaatttatttttataatttctatCAATTCTATATTTTTTAACATGTCTGtctttatttaaatataattttttagcCGAGGATTTATGTAAGTAGTATTTTTTACGATTATATGGTCTCTGGTTATAAGTAGATCGTCTTTTATATCTTTTTTGTTTACGTTGTTCTCTATCATAACTTTGTGTTGTATATATCATGGTTTTACAGAAATTcgtctcattttattttaattatatttatgtttgtatatttgtacattttTCTTGTAATATTTTCATTACATGTTGTATTTTTTGTCCAATAGACCATAGAGCCGTTGAATTCTGAACTACTCCATCTCTTTTATACCACCAATCTTCTATTTCTCCTCCTAAAGCTCCTgctaatttattaaataatttctttcccaatttttcatcaaaagtaTTTTCACTAATTGTACAAAAGTAAAAATAGtcttttagaatatttttttatatgtaaCCAATTTGAAATACTTAGTTGCTCTAATTTGATTAAAGCATTTCTTTGTAATGTTactaaatcattatttgagtcTTCTCCTGTTAGTAAactatgtattttatttgtaaaattataGGAGTTTGGCCCTAACTTATTAAGACTTGAAATTCTTGAGGAAAGTTTTGTTTAAATGCTTCCCACACTGACTTTGTAGATTCTCCTAGAAAACTCTCTAAGTATTTATACATCGTTTCTATATCTGTTTCACTATAAGTTTTTATATAATCTTCTACTACTATTACTTTCCACAAATCAATAACTGTATTCACATTTGTGGATCATGGGCCGCTATATTTAgtagtttttatttatttcctcTCTTTTGTAATCTAACGGGTTCTTCTATAGGCCTTCTTCTGCTTGCTggtttatattttcttttatttctttgtcTGAATTCAGTCTATATACTCTTCTTCGTGGTATATTTTCTGTGCTATAATCAAGTGTCTGAGCAGGAGCCGTCTTTTGGGAAGGACTAGCACTAGTAGAGCTAGTTGCTTCCATCAACTCCTTATGACTTGTTATAGATAATATATCTTCGTTTTCTTCATTATTAGAAACTGTATATAAAGAATCAGAATATTCTGTTCTATATGCTAAATTGTCATCTCTATCTTTacatgttttaaaatattttatggttTCCGTTATATTCATATTACCTTGTTTACATCCTTTGCATGTAAAGActgtataattatttttttcatttattcttTTTGCTTCTTCTATGACGTTGTTTACTTCATACCCTTCTTGAATTATTTctatattcattattttttcttgttctatTTCTATAGTGCTTTCTGTCTCATTATCATCTAATTCTTTTTGACTTGTATATGTATAGTTGGTAAATCTAATTGATGTTTCTCCTTTTGAACTAGTATACATTAAATGAGCTTGTGGTGCAAACACTTTGGGTCTGCTAAATTTGTCTAAATTTCATTATAATCCTGCATAttcttttgaatttatttttattgattttattgattttattaattttattcctTTGTTTTCCATTTCATCAACTACATCATTTATTTGAAGTTCAAACTTTGTATTACTGCTTAGAGTCAATTTTTCTATAAAATCCACAgacattaataaattattctcATTATTCATCTCTTCATATCCCTTGATCTGAATttctatttaaatatttttttccaaatactTTTAGATTTATTAAGAAGTTTGGACTGATATAAAATATTTCTCCATTATTAGTCATATCTACTTCTGTTAAACCAATTATAGATTTCCTTAGGTCTGTCCATCTATGAtcatataatattattaaaactTTAGATCCTAAATTCTTTCTAGTTTGTACTTTAATTCTCATGATTATTAATCCCATATGCATTAACATCATTCTTGAATTTCTTATTCCTTTTAGGGATTCACGGTTTACTAAATTTAGGATTGAAAAGTTTTCTCCCATGGCCGATATTTGCTCTTCTCTATAATGTCTATATAATTGATTGTCTCGAGAGAAATATTTTGcattatataaagtcttttgatttaaaatttttaattgattttgctgaaaaattcataaatctttgtctacatctattatttcatttaattctTGACTTTGCTCTTCATTCGAGTGTCTCCTTGATAATATTCTAGAAATAAGGTTATTTCCAATTCTATTGTCTGAAAAAGTCACTCCTGGTCTGTCTTCTTCGATGGGTCTTCTTGATCTATTTGAAAGAAAGTtcatttttgtgatttttgagttattttttgtctatttttttGTGGGGTTATTTCAACTTTCTTTAGTTGAGTAATTAATTCGTTTATTTATGTATTCTTAGGTACCTGATTTTcagattatttttctttaattagtttatctattttgatatttaaCTCTACTtagcctctgacagaaatgcaaggtaaggctgcgtacaatagatcctTGTAGTCAGGCCCTTCctcggaccccgcgcatagcgggagctttagtgcaccggattGCCCTTTAACTCTATTAGTAAAGTTATTATCGTATTATTCTGCTTTAGTATGACCTTATATGTTTGATTTGAcgaaatatgttttgaaaatcctTCTGGTTTGGTttgaaattttgttgtataatctaatgtttttttataatttatgtctTCTTCACTCATGAAAGTGAAATTTGTTCTAGTCTTTAACTTATTCTTTTTAATTCACTtatattattatctattacttctACTTGTTCTATGATTTTTTTACtatttgagtatttttaatttctaattcTTCAGGCTTTTCTGTTATTGTCTTAATCAATTTTTCTATTTCAGTTTTTGTGGATATTTTTTGCTAAATTAAACTTTGTATTTAAGTATTGAAGCTTTCTATCTATTTCCAATTCTTGTGATTTTAGGAAATCAAAATTTTGTTCTAATTTATCTAgcacctctctctctctctcatatATATTCACTCTCCAAAGTCTCATTTATGAAATTACAATGTGTACGTTATTAATTAACCCACCTAATCCCTTGAACCAAAGATCTTTAGGAAATACTAGTTATTTGCATaactaaaaatagttattttaaatTACTTGTTAATTTACAAACTCAATATAGAATTAATTTTTAAGAAACCCATTTTATTCTTACAATTTCTTTTgcagttttttttataaaagtaaatagtaaaaatatatttatgatttattgaggaatatgtaaaaaaaaaatgaataactaATATGAaacgaaaaaaaatatatgacaaattgaagaaatttgagtgttcaaataattttttttttctttttgagattcCAAAAATAATCTATAGCCGCTATAATTTTTATCCCTGCAGGTGAATACTTTATACGTATTGAGTAAATATCTACTATGTAATAATCTgtaaatcacaaaaaaaaaaaatataagtcaCGTTTTTCTTGCGACAAACTCGATTAAAAGGCATTGAGGGATCGTCCAAACAAAATTTGTCATATATAAAATGAAAGGACGGAAGTAACGTTTTTCCCaagatttgttttttcttttatttcatcgAAAATCACACGcactctttatttctttttggttttatttgagtttctttttaattaattaataataggCAAGGGAGAAAGTTTGAGGAGAGCTTGAAGAATTTcgaataatatatatttagcgGGACTACTCTAgggtttttcttcttcttctattctCATaactcctttctcttctttttttttttttataatttatttaccCAAAACACAACAGAGGGTGACAGAAACAGTAGAGAAGAATGTCAAGACCACGTTGTTATTTGGACATAAGCATAGGAGGAGAACTTGAAGGAAGGATTGTTGTGGAACTTTACAATGATGTTGTCCCTAAAACTGCTGAGAATTTTAGGGCTCTTTGTACTGGTGAAAAGGGTATTGGTCCTAACACTGGTGTTCCCCTTCATTACAAGGTTCTTGctctttcttgttttcttttcttttcagaTTCTTGGTTTCCTGGATCGTTAATAAATAGGAAATTAAAGATACCCTTTTGAAGTTTTAGCACTAATAACAACTTTTTAATTTAGGGGACTTTGTTGGGTAAGTCTTGTTTTGGTTGTTACAAGTATACATATTCTTGTGTAAATGTTGTTTCTTTGATCTGAACAGATTAAGAAATTGTCGGTGAAACTTTTCAAGATTCTTGGTGTTGTGGATTACtgtcaaaaatatgaaattgtGTATAACCATTTGAAATTCATCAGCAATGAAGACTGACTTTGTCGGATCAGTCTTCTTTTGCTTGTCCGAAGTACATAGAAAGACTGAATTTTTGAGGGTTATTTATGTTGTGTAAAGCTGGTGAATTGTTTGGAACGGTATTAAAGGTGATGAATAGAATAAGAAACCATGacttaatttcttttatttcattggTTAGTACTGTTTTGTAAATTTTCTTGTAGAAAAGTTCACTCTTTTTTAATGTTTACTTTAGTGTCCTTTCAATTTCTCCTCCAAGCAGATTGTCAGTTATTCTTTGCTTTTGAGAACGATGCTCTATCTTGATGGAATTTAGTTGTCCATCTTTCTAAGGTCGCGACAGGCAGTTCTTTAGCATTATTGTCCATTTTaggagcctgtttggatgggcttaaaaaaagtaacttttatgtattaagtacttttagaactttgaagtgctgaaagttatttttataaataagcagttgagtgtttggataaaagtgtttaaatgaggaaaatgatgtgaattttaaggttaaaagaataaaaagggtagtttggaaatttagttaaaatataagggatataaaagtaatttccatggtcaaagaaaatgattttaagcactttaaaaaaaagttaggaatcctaacttttcatttttgccgactttaagaactttatggcttaaagttagcattaggcaaacacgtccaaaagctaaaaaggggctttaagttggttttgaccaacttaaagcccttccaaacgggctctagatCTTATTACCAACTTTTATTCATACTAGGTGAagttggtcattttggtttcaaataaaatgattttataCATTTCCTGCTAGAAAGGATGAGATATTATTTGATTTCTATTTATTGCTGGCTTCTCCCAGAACCGTCTTCTAATTGCGCTGTATGATCAGACGAGGGGACATTATGAAATTCACTTGATTCCCTCAagaagattattatttttgcaagtttttttttttaaattttgacagTGGATGCTCTTCAGGTCTTGATACTCTAGAAATCCCCTTTTTCAAGTACGTTTACTATCCAGTATATAGTCAAGGTGGATTTAGATATCCTGCTGATTGCTTGTATATAGTCAAGAAGGCTTGGTGTAGGATGGGAGAGTTTTTGCTCTTTGGCAGCTGCTCTTTTCTCCTTTTTGAGTATAATGAAAGGAAATGTTTAGATGAATGATTTCACTATTTTATTGTTTGTGATTAACACTTTGCAATCCCGTTTTAGCTGAATTCTTGAAAAGAAATTGTACTCTTCTCATACCGAGCATTACAATGTTCTTTAGGGTTCGGAGCCAAAAGGGCAATATTTTTTTTGCTAAAATGTCAAAAGGGCaatcaaaaactgaaaaatagCTAAGGGGCAAAGGCACAGAGCTACCCACGCCTTGCCTCTTATCGCGTTAACACCGTTTAACAATGTTAAGAGGAAGCTCCACACGCCTTATAAGGCGCAGGGGCCGCCATGCATTACGCCCTAGCTCACCTCAGCCGCCACACACATACACTGCCTCAATTCCCAACCCCCTTCCCCTCGATTAATTCTATATGTTCACCTCAGGAAGTTGTCTCTTTTATATTTTCCAAGTGCTTTGTACCTCTTTTGATCTTCtatgttgatttttttcttccacTTTTAGCAAATTGGCATATAAATCACATTGTAAAGGTTTAAATCTACTCTCCATTAAATCAATAGTATATAAAATGAACCataagattaaaagaaaaattaggaAATGGCACATAACTGTGAATATGATTTATAAAGTAAATTCCTTTGTTTACAGTGTTGTACTTCTCATTTTaccttttaatgaaaaagattataatcacataaatattatgacatgtttaagattaTAAGATTCAAACGTTTTATATGTGTACAcacatatgttattattattccaTATATAAACCACAAATTTAAAAGtcgttatttttttctttttgatttaatttaGATTACGTCACATCAATTAAAACAGGTGAAATAGAAAACTCTCGTTTGGAtagattttgaaattgaaaatttgagttttgaagttgtgatttttgaaatttgaagttgTGTTTCGACTTACattttacttgaattttttCAGAAGTTTTGTAAGTGGAAGCCGCGAAAGCTGGCTCACTAATCTAAGCCAATTTTTGAAAACTTAAAAATCAGATtttcaaatcaaatcaattttcACGATCAAAtggatatttaaaaataaaatcttaaaatctATGGTCAAATGCTAGTAAAATAtctgataaaataattattgataacaATATTGCTAAAGCTCACGGGGGTGTATCCGTCTTTGGCGGAGTGCGTGAACGTACTCGGAAAGGAAATGATCTTTACATGGAAATGAAAGAATATGGAGtgattaataaagaaaatattgcaGAATCAAAAGTGCAGAAAGAATGAGGCACGCTTTGGAAGAAGCGATCTGTTACCGAGTTGTCTTCTCAATACTCAATGTTTCATATCTGAAGCAAGTTTTCAAGAAACTGCTATTGAGATGAACCTAAACTTGATAGAATTTTGTtatcattatatataaaaaCAGTAAGTGGTAAAAGTGGCACAAAATAATGACAAAAAAGGGAGGGGGGGGGGTTGTGTCTTCGTGATCAGATTGCATTAATTGAGGGGAAGGGGGGTGGGGCAGTGCGTGTGTGGCAGCTTAGGTGAGCTAGGGTATAAGGCGTGCTGGTCCTGCGCCTTATAAGGCGTGTAGGGCCGTACACCTTTCCCTTAACATTGTTAAACGGCGTTAACGGGACAAGAGACAAGGCGTGGGTATTCCTGTGCCTTTGTCCCTTTGGtatttttcagtttttgattGCCCTTTTGGCATTTTAGCAAAAAATTATTGCCCTTTTGACTCCTGATTCATGTTCTTTAGTTGGTCCCTAACGGCTGTTTTCATCCATTGTAGGGAGTTCGTTTTCATCGTGTGATTAAGAGCTTCATGGTGCAAGGTGGTGATATTTCTGCTGGCGATGGTACTGGGGGAGAATCCATCTATGGGCTAAAAtttgaagatgaaaattttgaattgaagCATGAAAGAAAGGGAATGTTATCTATGGCTAATTCTGGACCTAACACTAATGGATCTCAGTTTTTCATCACAACTACTCGAACTTCCCATCTTGATGGAAAACATGTGGTTTTTGCAAAAGTAATCAAAGGAATGGGGGTTGTCCGCTCTATGGAACATGTGACTACTGGTGAAAATGATTGCCCAACAGTAGATGTCAGTATCGCGGATTGTGGAGAAATTCCTGAGGGGGCTGATGATGGTATtgcaaatttttttaaagacgGAGATCTATATCCTGATTGGCCTGCTGATCTTGATAACAATACTGATGATCTCCCTTGGTGGGTTACTGCTCTAGAGTCTATTAAGGCATTTGGTAATGAAAATTTTAAggtatttattttaaaacaacATCAGTGTTATTAACTGTTCCATTCCCCTTGCTTCTCTTTTCTCATTGACATGTGACTACATATCTTTTAGCTGTCTTTCTAACGTATGCTTGCTTCTTCCCACAGAAACAAGATTACAAGATGGCTCTTAGAAAATATCGAAAAGCTTTGCGCTATTTGGATATCTGCTGGGAGAAAGAAGGGATAGATGAAGGTATGGATTGTAAAATCTTTTGCAACATAAATGGCTCTGAAATATATCTGTTTCTATGAACATAAACAGCTCTGGAATATGGATCTGTCCGTAAATGTTGTCACATGAGTTATAATTCTGCTATTATCTACTTGTTCCTCTTGCAGATAGAAGCGCATATTTGAGAAGGATGAAATCACAGATTTTTACCAACAGTTCTGTGAGTTTCCTTTCTGCTGCTTTAGTTTGCTGCACTACTGAATTTACATTATAGGGAATGCTCGTCGTACGATTTGCCTTCTTGGTAACAATACACCTACTTTGCTTTTTGTTACTAATGGTCGTAATTAGTTTTTACTCCATCTAGATCATTTCAGGATAGTACAGGGACTAAACAGCATTAAAGTCATTATTGAGATCAATGtagtactattttttttaattgcacTATCCTCTTCATCTAGGCCCCTTTTTGTTTTGATGTTTATATTTGCTGATTGCACATTTGTCATTGATTGAAACCTCATAATTTCATCACATATCTCGAGTTCACCACTTGCCTTCATAACTTCAGTTGTCATGCTTTCTTAACTTCATATTTGTTTGCCTATTAACCAACCAAACAAAATTATTGATATCTGATATGTATAACCAGGCTTCTAAACTAAAACTAGGAGATCTGAAGGGAGCACTTCTAGATGCTGACTTTGCAATGCGGGACGGAGAAAACAATGCAAAAGCTCTATTTCGTCAGGGGCAGGTTGGTATCTATCAAGGGCTTTTGTTTTCTGCAGCAGCTTTGATCATCTTAACTATATCCAATAACCTGCTTGTTATTTTGGGTTTTgggataacaacaacaacaatacccAGTGTAATTggacaagtggggtctggggaggatggTGTGTACacaaccttacccctaccttgtgaaggtagTGAAGCTGTTTCTGATAGACCTCTCGGCTCAAGTAAAGCGGGTTTTGGAATAATAGATATAAATTAGATTGCAGCCTTTTCTTACTATTGCTGGGTCGAACATTTGGTACTACTCAAGTTTGAAAGTAATGGATATATACTTTTTGATACACCTAACAGCTTTACAATTTAACTCTGAGT
This window encodes:
- the LOC129885525 gene encoding peptidyl-prolyl cis-trans isomerase CYP40, giving the protein MSRPRCYLDISIGGELEGRIVVELYNDVVPKTAENFRALCTGEKGIGPNTGVPLHYKGVRFHRVIKSFMVQGGDISAGDGTGGESIYGLKFEDENFELKHERKGMLSMANSGPNTNGSQFFITTTRTSHLDGKHVVFAKVIKGMGVVRSMEHVTTGENDCPTVDVSIADCGEIPEGADDGIANFFKDGDLYPDWPADLDNNTDDLPWWVTALESIKAFGNENFKKQDYKMALRKYRKALRYLDICWEKEGIDEDRSAYLRRMKSQIFTNSSASKLKLGDLKGALLDADFAMRDGENNAKALFRQGQAHMALNDIDAAVESFNRALELEPNDGGIKNQLAAAKKKIADRRDKERKAFSRMFQS